TGGGCAGCACGGCGTCGGGATTCAGCCCTGCGACGTTCCGGCGGCGTTCGAACCAGTCGACCACGGCTTCGCGGAGCGCCGGGGTGCCGTGCACCGTGGGATACCCGTGAGCGTCGGCCGCGGCCGCGAGAGCGTCCTGGATGAAGGCCGGCGTCGGATCCACGGGAGTGCCGATGGACAGGTCCACCACACCGCCCGGGTGCTGCGCCGCCTTGGCACGGTAAGGCGCCAGGGCCTCCCAGGGGTACTCAGGAAGACTCAGACCGAAGTTCTCGGAGGGAAACGCCATCGTCGCGGAACTCAGTCCTGGTTCTGCGGAGGGAGGGCCGAGATGAAGGGGTGGTCCGTGCCCGTGTTGCCGACCTTGGCGGCGCCGCCGGGCGAACCGAGGTCGACGAAGAACTCGACGTTGGCCTTGTAGTACTCGCTCCACTCGTCGGGGACGTCATCCTCGTAGTAGATGGCCTCGACGGGGCAGACCGGCTCGCAGGCGCCACAGTCGACGCACTCGTCCGGGTGGATGTAGAGGGAACGCTCGCCTTCGTAGATACAGTCGACCGGGCATTCCTCAATGCAGGCCTTGTCCTTCACGTCCACGCAAGGCTGCGCGATTACGTACGTCACGTTCCCATATTCCTTCCGATAACGGTGCCCGTGTCCCGCAGGCGTTCCTCCGTTGGACTCCACTGTATTACCCCGGAGGTCACTTCACCGAAGAGGATGACGCCGC
The nucleotide sequence above comes from Arthrobacter woluwensis. Encoded proteins:
- the fdxA gene encoding ferredoxin yields the protein MTYVIAQPCVDVKDKACIEECPVDCIYEGERSLYIHPDECVDCGACEPVCPVEAIYYEDDVPDEWSEYYKANVEFFVDLGSPGGAAKVGNTGTDHPFISALPPQNQD